In Epilithonimonas zeae, a single window of DNA contains:
- a CDS encoding thiopeptide-type bacteriocin biosynthesis protein — translation MTIRKFLPGSEWLYLKIYTGVKTSDGILQEAIIPLLKYFKEKKYINQWFFIRYTDPIPHLRLRLKLTYRNALENINSVIKDFIASGEISNFVIDSYVREIERYGESTIEYAEHLFFKSSELILNFLDYDDEEKLMVSMFYIDMLLSEIKLSNEEKLEWISDYNTAFKNEFNADKNLNRQLDQKFRLFKPQYLDFVNSNEFVDIRNLIISNISESNNAIKSVIQSSQNPLSGFFQSIFHMHINRTFVSNQRLFEMIVYDYLLRHYKNRTSSKVQL, via the coding sequence ATGACAATTAGAAAATTTCTCCCAGGAAGTGAATGGCTTTATCTAAAAATATATACTGGTGTAAAGACTTCTGATGGCATTCTACAAGAAGCGATTATTCCGTTATTGAAATATTTTAAGGAAAAAAAGTATATAAATCAATGGTTCTTTATCCGTTATACTGATCCTATACCCCATCTAAGACTGCGTTTAAAACTTACATACCGAAACGCTTTAGAGAATATAAATAGCGTAATTAAAGATTTCATTGCTTCAGGAGAAATATCAAATTTCGTAATAGATTCTTATGTTCGGGAAATCGAAAGGTATGGAGAAAGTACAATTGAATATGCTGAACATTTATTCTTTAAAAGCAGTGAATTGATTTTAAATTTTTTGGATTATGATGATGAAGAAAAGCTTATGGTTTCAATGTTTTACATTGACATGCTTCTTTCAGAAATAAAACTATCGAATGAGGAAAAATTAGAATGGATCAGCGATTACAATACCGCCTTTAAGAATGAGTTTAATGCTGATAAAAACCTCAACCGACAATTAGATCAAAAATTCAGATTATTTAAACCCCAATATTTAGATTTCGTAAATTCTAATGAATTCGTTGATATTAGGAATCTAATTATTTCAAATATTAGTGAGAGCAATAATGCTATTAAAAGTGTCATTCAAAGCAGTCAAAATCCATTATCGGGATTTTTCCAAAGCATTTTCCATATGCATATCAACAGAACATTTGTTTCAAATCAGCGATTGTTTGAAATGATTGTTTACGACTATTTATTGCGGCACTATAAAAATAGGACTTCTAGCAAAGTACAATTATAG
- a CDS encoding lantibiotic dehydratase family protein — MPQFPYQFCKNYVFRSPLFPFNQFQTIFSEDKIEDKKFYEICEDPLFLEAVYLASPYLYDEINRWHLSRKELPTKLKNTILKYYGRISNRCTPFGLFSGVGLGQFENDNPTLRGLIRDTKLDMHFLVSLAKSLEKLSGIRNNLLFFPNNSIYKVGNKIRFVEYENNDGKRDYIISSAPLSEELEQILNFSKQGKTLYQIKDILINDAISSEEALEFLEELIDNQVLVSELEPNVEGVDFSESIISVLDKIGAEKERDILISIQNKINGLDSCFGNPASSYSEIEKLIQSLNVDYEQKYLFQTDLYYDTEINLSFHWKKTLKKGISFLNKLTQKNNDTHLEKFKKTFYDRFESEEVSLSFALDTEAGTGYRQDFDTKGVHPYLEDLIIPTSKEKAGLEIKLNTVQIILNQKIQEAISDRKSTIELSDNDFKCFEENWDDLPETMSFMTEIISENNQEILFLNGGSGNAGKLLARFCSEKSKIQELVEEIAMKEEKLSPDQIHAEIIHLPESRIGNILRRPEVRNYEIPYLAKSLLPDEQQITVDDLYISIKNNQVILRSKKHNKEIIPYLTNAHNYSSNSLPIYHFLCDLNMQNTRSSLSFNWGGLAHIYNFLPRVTYENIILSKSQWKVNPEEINHFVSLLNNENKYLLIKEIEDWRKKRQIPKWIQWVESDNTLLVNLENEDLLVMFLSSVKNEKEIIIEEFLYNEHHNFTHQFIFPIYKNFN; from the coding sequence ATGCCTCAATTTCCTTATCAATTCTGTAAAAATTATGTTTTTAGAAGTCCTTTGTTTCCCTTTAATCAATTTCAGACTATATTTTCAGAGGATAAAATAGAAGATAAAAAGTTCTATGAAATCTGTGAAGATCCATTGTTTCTGGAAGCTGTTTATTTAGCTTCTCCTTACTTATATGACGAGATAAACCGATGGCATCTTTCACGAAAAGAATTGCCTACAAAACTCAAAAATACAATACTAAAATATTACGGCCGAATCAGCAACAGATGTACACCTTTTGGTTTGTTTTCGGGTGTTGGTCTGGGACAATTTGAGAATGATAATCCGACTTTGCGAGGACTTATTCGTGACACAAAACTGGATATGCATTTTCTTGTTTCGTTAGCAAAGTCTCTTGAAAAATTATCTGGAATAAGAAATAATTTATTATTCTTTCCAAATAACAGCATCTACAAAGTTGGCAACAAAATCCGATTTGTGGAATATGAAAACAATGACGGGAAAAGGGATTACATTATCTCCTCTGCTCCACTTTCAGAAGAATTAGAACAAATATTAAATTTTTCCAAACAGGGAAAAACTTTGTATCAGATAAAAGATATTCTTATTAATGATGCAATATCTTCAGAAGAAGCTTTAGAATTTTTAGAAGAACTTATTGACAATCAGGTTTTGGTAAGTGAGCTTGAACCGAATGTTGAAGGCGTTGATTTTTCAGAATCAATTATTTCTGTTTTAGATAAAATTGGAGCAGAAAAGGAAAGAGATATTCTAATTTCAATTCAAAATAAAATCAACGGCCTGGATTCTTGTTTTGGAAATCCAGCTTCTTCCTATTCTGAAATCGAAAAACTTATCCAATCATTAAACGTTGATTATGAACAGAAATACCTTTTCCAGACAGATCTTTATTATGATACCGAAATAAATTTGTCTTTTCACTGGAAAAAAACGCTTAAAAAAGGCATTTCATTTCTCAATAAACTCACACAAAAAAATAATGATACCCACTTAGAAAAATTCAAAAAAACATTTTATGACAGATTTGAATCTGAAGAAGTTTCATTGTCTTTTGCTTTAGACACAGAAGCCGGAACCGGTTATCGGCAGGATTTTGATACCAAAGGAGTTCATCCGTACTTAGAAGATCTGATAATTCCCACATCTAAAGAAAAGGCAGGATTGGAAATTAAACTTAACACAGTTCAGATCATTCTTAATCAAAAAATTCAGGAAGCCATCTCAGACAGAAAAAGTACAATAGAACTTTCGGATAATGATTTCAAATGCTTTGAAGAAAACTGGGACGATTTGCCGGAAACGATGTCTTTTATGACAGAGATTATTTCAGAAAATAACCAAGAAATATTATTTTTAAATGGCGGAAGTGGAAATGCCGGAAAATTATTAGCAAGATTCTGTTCAGAAAAATCAAAAATCCAGGAACTGGTAGAAGAAATTGCTATGAAAGAAGAAAAGCTAAGTCCTGATCAGATCCATGCAGAGATCATACACCTTCCTGAATCCAGAATCGGGAATATTCTCAGAAGACCCGAAGTAAGAAATTACGAAATTCCATACCTGGCGAAATCTCTTTTGCCTGATGAGCAGCAAATTACAGTTGATGACTTATATATTTCAATAAAAAATAATCAGGTCATATTGCGTTCAAAAAAACACAATAAAGAGATAATACCCTATTTGACCAACGCGCATAATTATTCTTCTAACTCTCTGCCGATCTATCATTTTCTTTGTGATTTGAATATGCAAAACACACGTTCAAGTCTTTCTTTTAATTGGGGAGGTTTGGCTCATATTTATAATTTTCTGCCAAGAGTAACGTATGAAAATATCATTCTGTCAAAATCCCAATGGAAAGTAAATCCCGAAGAAATAAACCACTTCGTCTCCCTACTAAATAATGAGAATAAATATTTATTAATAAAAGAAATAGAAGACTGGAGAAAAAAGAGACAAATCCCAAAATGGATTCAATGGGTTGAATCTGATAATACTCTGTTGGTAAATCTGGAAAACGAAGATTTGTTAGTCATGTTTTTAAGTTCTGTAAAAAATGAAAAAGAGATTATCATTGAAGAATTTTTGTACAATGAGCACCACAATTTCACGCATCAATTTATTTTTCCGATTTATAAAAATTTTAATTAA
- a CDS encoding CocE/NonD family hydrolase, giving the protein MVRKKYDLALKQIDSVRNIYIKSSPAVASAMGMQYEVYINALKNSKSKNGFANTYKEELHKKYISLPVRSQIILSNYFNIDADQAKKEVYDLLQSRFNNKENVDINTAILLCKKYNSYVVSKASFKYARQFLEEQDKKHYLVQDSIVIKTRSKNSISIRVVLNNKIKKPESTIVVNTIYSSPDDINDAKEIASNGYMCVYINARGKYLSNDKIEPFEHEAEDINEVIDWIIKQPWSNGKIGMIGGSYLGFSQWAAAKKLHPALKTIIPQVAVGIGIDYPMVNNVFMSYMAKWLDYVTVNKTTNDERFSDEDKWKDIYKKWYSSGQAFKKLDSISGNSNEIFQRWLQHPSYDSYWQGMTPDQKEFSKINIPILTTTGYFDDDQIGALSYYNNHLKHNQKANHYLIIGPYNHSGGQGFIKNEVQGLKIDEVANINLNKICFEWFDYILKDKQKPEFLKGKINYEVIGKNVWKSADSMSGFERTKKKYYLGDNLILSENQSKPQKFSNLSVDLSDRKDVDQQLRYEYNIVTDSLLNTGNYLQYETLPFTKEAEFTGSFSGDLSFSINKKDCDISLFLYEVLPNGKYFLLSSYTGRASYSKNNAKRQALIPNQKESLSITNTSFISKKIEKGSKLLLLAGINKSPLWQINYGTGKDVSNETMADAKELLEIKWFNDSYIELPITEQ; this is encoded by the coding sequence ATGGTTAGAAAAAAGTATGATCTGGCACTTAAACAAATAGATTCCGTACGAAATATTTATATCAAAAGCAGTCCTGCAGTTGCCAGTGCGATGGGAATGCAATATGAGGTGTATATCAATGCTTTAAAAAATTCTAAAAGCAAAAACGGTTTCGCAAATACGTACAAAGAAGAATTGCATAAAAAGTATATATCGTTACCAGTAAGATCCCAAATAATCTTATCCAACTATTTCAATATTGATGCAGACCAGGCAAAAAAAGAAGTCTATGATCTATTGCAATCCAGATTTAATAATAAAGAAAACGTAGACATAAATACAGCAATATTATTGTGTAAAAAATACAATTCTTATGTTGTCTCAAAAGCATCTTTTAAATACGCAAGACAATTTCTTGAGGAGCAGGATAAAAAACACTATCTGGTGCAAGATAGTATTGTTATTAAAACAAGGTCTAAAAATTCAATCAGTATCAGGGTCGTTTTAAACAATAAAATAAAAAAACCGGAATCTACAATTGTTGTCAATACAATTTATTCCAGTCCCGATGATATCAATGATGCAAAAGAGATCGCAAGCAACGGCTATATGTGCGTTTACATCAATGCAAGAGGAAAATATTTAAGTAATGATAAAATTGAACCTTTTGAACATGAGGCTGAAGACATCAACGAAGTAATTGACTGGATCATAAAACAACCCTGGAGCAACGGAAAAATCGGGATGATAGGCGGTAGTTATTTGGGATTCAGCCAATGGGCGGCAGCCAAAAAATTACATCCGGCTTTGAAAACTATTATACCACAAGTCGCTGTAGGAATAGGCATTGATTATCCGATGGTAAACAATGTTTTTATGAGTTATATGGCGAAATGGCTTGATTATGTAACCGTCAACAAAACTACCAATGATGAGCGTTTTTCTGATGAAGACAAGTGGAAGGATATATACAAAAAATGGTATTCCAGCGGACAGGCATTCAAAAAACTTGATTCTATTAGTGGAAATAGTAACGAAATATTTCAACGATGGCTTCAACATCCTTCTTATGACAGTTATTGGCAAGGTATGACACCTGACCAAAAGGAATTTTCAAAAATCAACATCCCCATATTGACCACAACAGGCTATTTTGATGATGACCAGATTGGCGCCTTATCTTATTATAACAATCATCTAAAACATAATCAAAAGGCAAATCATTATCTGATTATCGGCCCATACAATCATTCTGGCGGACAAGGATTTATAAAAAATGAAGTTCAAGGATTAAAGATTGATGAAGTAGCAAATATTAACCTTAATAAGATTTGTTTTGAGTGGTTTGACTATATTTTGAAAGACAAGCAGAAGCCTGAGTTTTTAAAAGGTAAGATCAATTATGAAGTGATAGGAAAAAATGTTTGGAAAAGCGCAGATTCTATGTCCGGTTTTGAGAGAACTAAAAAGAAATACTATTTAGGTGACAATTTAATTTTATCCGAAAACCAAAGTAAACCGCAAAAATTCTCAAATCTGAGTGTGGACTTATCAGATAGAAAAGATGTGGATCAACAATTACGTTACGAATACAATATCGTAACTGATAGCTTACTGAATACAGGAAATTATTTACAATATGAAACCCTGCCTTTCACGAAAGAAGCCGAATTTACTGGCAGCTTTTCGGGAGATTTAAGTTTTTCAATTAACAAAAAAGACTGTGATATTTCCCTTTTTTTATATGAAGTTCTTCCTAATGGAAAGTATTTTTTGCTCTCATCCTATACAGGAAGAGCCAGTTATTCAAAAAACAATGCAAAAAGACAAGCGCTGATACCTAATCAAAAGGAAAGTCTATCTATTACAAATACTTCCTTTATCAGTAAAAAAATTGAGAAAGGCAGCAAATTATTATTACTGGCAGGGATTAATAAAAGTCCTCTTTGGCAAATTAACTATGGCACAGGCAAAGATGTCAGCAATGAAACTATGGCGGATGCAAAAGAACTTTTGGAAATCAAATGGTTTAATGACAGTTACATAGAACTTCCTATTACAGAACAATAA
- a CDS encoding helix-turn-helix domain-containing protein, translated as MKYFFLLFLSILLPSLHFSQSIKEFQIPDSLKNRNFSQLQNDYDRVFRIDNNKGELYANTILKKAKQEKNKEFLYDGYYKIAHIKGLKSENGHPYADTLITLTKNIDTNLYPAKAYIIKGILFNYSFKYNEALDQYIEAQKLSRNKNTDQFYYIKKLIGILKIETGENKEALSLFAEYYNYEKRKINSKEKDIKSYIGSIFSLSNAYNKNKDYKSSKLYANLGISECKKYKDCTHYPYLIMSVGIADYYLKNYPASSYNFLKIEKQLLKNEDYSNLSILYYYLGKINNEIGKEEQAVSYFTKSDSLSFTSNDFEPVARNGYEMLIDYYKKKGDKENQLKYINKLFHADSIINNSKQYLSKEIYKKYDTPILLEQKEDLITDLNNKNKLLYGVLAFGFVIIFILVYIYRENKKKIKEYQRQAELLLEKSQETSSLSIQENKITEGDIPKEEKVKNIISGEKREDIKSKLTAFEISKDFLQKNITVESLAKTLGTNRDYLSKSVNEIKGKNFSQYLNELRINYIVEELNNNEKIRKYTISAIADDIGFNNSESFSNAFKKMTGTLPSYYIKLLQEKSK; from the coding sequence ATGAAATACTTTTTTTTACTTTTTCTTTCAATTTTATTACCATCTCTTCATTTTTCACAAAGTATCAAAGAATTCCAAATACCTGATTCCTTAAAAAATAGAAATTTCAGCCAATTACAAAATGATTATGACAGGGTGTTTCGTATTGATAATAATAAAGGGGAATTGTATGCAAACACCATATTAAAGAAAGCAAAACAAGAAAAAAATAAAGAATTCCTATACGATGGATACTATAAAATTGCACATATCAAAGGCTTAAAATCCGAGAACGGACACCCTTATGCCGACACCCTGATAACTTTAACCAAAAATATCGATACCAACTTATATCCGGCGAAAGCTTATATCATCAAAGGCATCCTATTTAATTACAGTTTTAAATATAATGAAGCTTTAGATCAATATATTGAGGCACAAAAGCTAAGTAGAAATAAAAATACCGATCAGTTTTATTACATTAAAAAGCTGATCGGTATTTTAAAAATTGAAACAGGGGAAAATAAAGAAGCTTTATCTCTTTTTGCTGAATATTATAATTATGAAAAACGAAAAATAAACTCCAAAGAAAAAGATATTAAAAGTTACATAGGTTCAATTTTTTCTCTATCAAATGCTTATAATAAAAATAAGGATTATAAAAGCAGTAAACTTTATGCAAATCTTGGTATTTCCGAATGTAAAAAATATAAGGATTGTACTCATTACCCCTATTTGATTATGTCTGTTGGTATTGCAGATTATTATCTTAAAAATTATCCGGCATCTTCTTACAATTTTCTGAAAATAGAAAAACAACTTCTAAAAAATGAAGATTACTCTAACCTTTCAATTTTATATTATTATTTAGGTAAGATTAATAATGAAATTGGGAAAGAAGAACAAGCAGTAAGCTATTTCACAAAATCGGATTCTCTTTCATTTACATCAAATGATTTTGAACCTGTTGCAAGAAATGGTTATGAGATGCTGATAGATTACTATAAAAAGAAAGGAGATAAGGAGAATCAGCTGAAGTACATCAACAAACTTTTTCATGCAGATAGTATCATTAATAACAGCAAACAATATTTATCCAAGGAGATATACAAAAAATATGATACTCCAATTTTGTTGGAACAGAAAGAAGATCTGATTACTGATCTTAATAATAAAAATAAATTATTATATGGCGTATTAGCATTTGGATTTGTAATTATTTTCATTTTAGTATACATATACAGAGAGAATAAAAAGAAAATAAAAGAATACCAAAGACAGGCTGAGCTTTTATTGGAGAAGTCGCAAGAAACGTCGTCGTTGTCTATTCAGGAAAATAAAATTACCGAGGGAGATATTCCTAAAGAAGAAAAAGTGAAAAATATTATATCTGGTGAGAAGAGAGAAGATATAAAATCAAAATTAACAGCATTTGAAATCAGCAAAGATTTTCTTCAAAAGAATATTACAGTTGAAAGTCTAGCAAAAACCTTGGGTACAAATCGTGATTATCTGTCAAAATCTGTCAATGAAATTAAGGGGAAGAATTTTTCCCAATATCTCAATGAATTACGTATTAATTATATCGTTGAGGAATTAAACAACAATGAAAAAATCAGAAAATATACCATTTCAGCTATTGCAGATGATATTGGATTCAACAATTCCGAATCATTTTCTAATGCATTTAAAAAAATGACAGGAACTCTGCCTTCTTACTATATTAAACTCCTGCAAGAAAAATCTAAATAA
- a CDS encoding bacteriocin-like protein — MKNLKKLSRVDLKTLAGGITGRKWKCCVVGGGCSGTQTGDFSVCNKNGGIVVYA; from the coding sequence ATGAAAAATCTTAAAAAACTTTCAAGAGTTGATTTGAAAACACTAGCAGGGGGTATTACTGGCCGTAAATGGAAATGTTGTGTAGTTGGTGGAGGATGTAGTGGAACTCAAACAGGAGACTTTAGTGTTTGTAATAAAAACGGTGGTATTGTAGTTTATGCCTAA
- a CDS encoding bacteriocin-like protein yields MKNLKKLSRAEMLTVNGGTWGWWACCSASACSTATYGNSTDLVCVTKGTSLRMVASPI; encoded by the coding sequence ATGAAAAATCTTAAAAAACTTTCTAGAGCAGAGATGCTAACAGTTAATGGTGGAACCTGGGGCTGGTGGGCGTGTTGTAGCGCTTCCGCTTGTAGCACAGCAACTTATGGGAATTCTACTGATTTGGTATGTGTAACCAAAGGAACTTCGCTACGAATGGTGGCTAGTCCAATATAA
- a CDS encoding GLPGLI family protein: MQYIIFLFFFPLMCFSQDIRFTYNYNFVSDTLKKDFNSNEIVVLDFYNKEQRSVFTGIKHIISDSIMTEDFKKGIMSYPDTSTNVRYVVEKFNNKNLVFFYTADHMPDPVLKVIDERQIKWQISNERLKILSYSAQKATTFFAGRHWTAWFTSEIPISEGPYKFHGLPGLILKILDETKTHSYEIVSVQKLKTNFFILNDNAYKNAKQITLKEFEKIPDNPYERFKILALAGELIFKDDEDKQVFLKDVDAQIKESKKHDNNPIELLNKK, encoded by the coding sequence ATGCAGTATATAATTTTTTTGTTCTTTTTTCCTTTAATGTGTTTTTCGCAAGATATTAGATTTACATATAATTACAATTTTGTTTCTGATACTTTGAAGAAAGATTTTAATTCAAATGAAATAGTTGTCTTAGACTTTTACAATAAAGAGCAACGGTCTGTTTTCACCGGAATAAAACATATTATATCTGATTCTATTATGACAGAAGATTTTAAAAAAGGGATTATGTCATATCCTGATACTTCAACTAATGTAAGATATGTTGTTGAAAAATTCAACAATAAAAATCTAGTATTTTTCTATACAGCTGATCATATGCCCGACCCTGTTTTAAAAGTTATAGATGAAAGACAAATTAAATGGCAAATTTCTAATGAACGTTTAAAAATACTAAGTTACTCAGCTCAAAAAGCAACAACTTTTTTTGCTGGAAGACATTGGACAGCTTGGTTCACATCTGAAATTCCTATTTCTGAAGGTCCATATAAATTTCATGGATTACCTGGGCTTATTTTAAAAATTTTGGATGAAACTAAAACTCATTCATATGAAATTGTATCTGTTCAAAAGCTGAAAACTAATTTTTTTATTTTGAATGATAATGCTTATAAAAATGCAAAACAAATTACATTAAAAGAATTCGAAAAAATACCAGATAATCCATATGAACGATTTAAAATATTGGCTTTAGCCGGAGAACTTATTTTTAAAGACGATGAAGATAAACAAGTTTTTTTAAAAGATGTAGATGCTCAAATAAAAGAAAGCAAAAAACATGACAATAATCCAATTGAGCTTTTAAATAAAAAATAA
- a CDS encoding vitamin K epoxide reductase family protein, with amino-acid sequence MGSKQIISKLGINSQEFNFQFQSHPDYPSVLAFSDTLNFLSVKNEAYELKKEHWEELPEEFITIYNDNFALVKKEESGIKVFSDDVQNVSKEKLYENSTDFVLLFEKENISKEKKIFNFYWLFNGFLIFIFGYSLFFLNLQNTLFNLLSIVGLFISFEIIRKKFGDKSTIIKNICGSSATNTTAKNDCNKIINADKTDILGLKLSDLGLLYFSALLVLGIFSPFTDSVLKFLSFVSCLVIAYSLVIQIFIEKVLCKVCLLIIGILIGQIIISSLYFGNAIILNTIALSALAFLVLFFALVFINNLIKQKEEYKKSDIKNLKFKRNYGIFKRELLEKNRIIFQSTEIFRLGKSDARLHISLVSNPYCGFCKEAHSILEKLLEKYPDDISAQIRFNYFPDAANSNYKNLINDFLYVYNKKNRELIKSVDYWFEHKNEKKLREYYNSQLHNSDLTEILNISIENEGQGLNFTPVFLINGYPFPDKYDRKDIFYFVEELLEDEEIINEA; translated from the coding sequence ATGGGATCGAAGCAAATTATTTCTAAATTAGGCATTAATTCACAAGAGTTTAATTTTCAGTTCCAATCCCACCCAGATTATCCTTCTGTACTAGCTTTCAGTGATACACTTAATTTTTTGAGTGTAAAGAATGAAGCTTACGAATTAAAGAAAGAACATTGGGAGGAATTGCCTGAGGAATTTATCACAATCTATAATGATAATTTCGCTTTAGTGAAAAAAGAAGAGTCTGGGATAAAAGTTTTTTCTGATGACGTACAAAATGTTTCCAAAGAAAAACTTTATGAAAATTCAACAGATTTTGTTCTACTGTTTGAGAAAGAAAATATTTCAAAAGAGAAGAAAATTTTCAATTTTTATTGGTTGTTTAATGGGTTTTTAATTTTTATTTTTGGATATTCTTTATTCTTTTTAAATTTACAAAATACACTTTTCAATCTACTTTCGATAGTAGGATTGTTTATTTCATTTGAAATCATTCGCAAAAAATTCGGGGATAAGTCTACCATTATTAAAAATATATGTGGAAGTAGTGCAACAAATACAACCGCTAAAAATGATTGCAATAAAATTATAAATGCGGATAAAACCGATATTCTTGGATTGAAATTATCGGATCTTGGTTTATTATATTTTAGCGCATTATTGGTTTTGGGAATTTTCAGCCCTTTTACAGATTCTGTCCTAAAATTTTTGTCGTTTGTTTCCTGTTTAGTAATTGCTTATTCACTTGTGATACAAATTTTTATAGAAAAGGTTCTTTGTAAGGTTTGTTTATTAATCATCGGTATTTTAATTGGGCAAATTATTATTTCTTCTTTATATTTTGGAAATGCGATAATATTGAATACTATTGCGTTGTCTGCATTAGCATTTTTAGTTTTATTTTTCGCATTGGTATTCATTAATAACCTTATAAAGCAAAAAGAAGAATATAAAAAATCCGATATTAAAAACTTAAAATTTAAACGTAATTATGGAATTTTTAAACGGGAATTATTAGAAAAAAATCGAATAATTTTTCAAAGTACAGAAATTTTCCGACTTGGAAAATCTGATGCACGACTTCACATTTCTTTGGTTTCAAATCCATATTGCGGTTTTTGTAAAGAAGCTCATAGTATTTTGGAAAAACTTTTGGAAAAGTATCCTGATGATATTTCTGCGCAGATCCGTTTTAATTATTTTCCGGATGCAGCCAATTCAAATTATAAAAATTTAATAAATGATTTCTTGTACGTTTATAATAAAAAAAATAGAGAGCTTATAAAATCCGTGGATTATTGGTTTGAGCATAAGAACGAAAAAAAATTAAGAGAATATTATAATTCTCAATTACATAATTCTGATTTGACTGAAATTCTAAATATATCTATTGAAAATGAAGGCCAAGGCCTCAATTTTACTCCAGTTTTCTTAATAAATGGATATCCGTTCCCAGACAAATACGATCGTAAAGATATTTTCTATTTTGTGGAAGAACTACTTGAAGACGAAGAAATCATAAATGAAGCATAA